GTGCCGAGGGCGTCCGCTGCCTCGGCCGCTGTCTCCGCAGCGGCTTCGGAGCCCGCGGCATCGGCGGCGGCCGAGACGCCGCGGTCGAAGGCTGCAGGAGCGGGCGCTCCGGCAGCCGAAGCCCCGGAGGCGCCGGACGCCGCAGATCCCGCACCGCGTCTCCCGGAGGTCACTGATTTCACAGCCACTCCGGGCAAGGGCGTCGCCGGACGGGTCGAGGGACGGCTCGTGGAGGTCGTACGTCCGGACACGGTGGCCGGGCGCCCGCAGCGTGCGGGGCGCGCGCCCCGCACGAAGGGCCACACCACCGCGGCAGCGGCCCCGCTCCCCGAGGCGCTGGCCTCGGCCGTGCGCGACGCCGAGCGGGACGGGCGCACCGCGGTCCTGGTCCGCGTGGACGGCACGCCCGAAGCGGTGATCGTCCTCGGCGACACCGTGCGCTCCGGTTCCTACCGCGCCGTCGACCACCTCAAGCGCCTCGGCCTGCGGCCCGTCCTCGCGACGGGCGACAGCGAGGGCGCGGCGCACGCCGTCGCCGCGGAGCTCGGCATCACGGAGGTCCACGCGCGGGCGACGCCCGAGGAGAAGGCGGAGCTCGTACGGGAGCTGCGCGCCCAGGGCCGCCGGGTGGCGGTCATCGGCGACGGCGTCAACGACACGGCTGCTCTGGCCGGCGCGGACCTCGGCATCGCGATGGGCGGCGGCACGGACGCGGCCATCGGCGCCGCGGACGTCACGCTGGTCCGCGAGGACATGGGAGCCCTGGCGGACGCCGTCCGCCTGGCCCGGCGCACGTCTGCGACGGTGCGCGCCAACCTCGCCTGGGCGTTCGGCTACAACCTCGTCACGCTGCCGCTGGCGGCGGTGGGGCTGCTGAGCCCGATGGTCGCTGCCGCGGCGATGTCCGTCAGCTCGGTGCTGGTCGTCGCGAACAGCCTGCGGCTGCGCGGCTGGCAGCCGGTGCCGTCGCGGGCGTCGGCGGGACGGCGTCCGCACGGCAGGTCTGCATCTTCTGTTTCCACCGGCCGGCGCCCCGGCGCCGCCCTGGCCCCGCGAGGTGACGCGTGAACTTCTCCGGACTCACCGCTGCCGGGCGCGCCGCGCTCGTCCCCGTCCTGGCGTGCGCCGTGACCCTCGGCGGGCTCTGCGCGTGGACCGCCTCGGGCGCGGCGGGCCGGCCCCCGGCCGTCACGGTCGAGAACGCGCGCGTGCTGCTGCCGCTCGGCCGGGACGACACGGCCGCGTTCTTCCGGGTACGGAACGACGGCGACGTGGACGACGAGCTCGTCGGCGTCGACGCTCCGACGGCCGGCGGCGCGATGCTCAGCCGCACCGTGGGCAAGAAGGGCGCGGGCACCATGCAGATGGTGCGGTCGGCGACGGTGCCGGCCGGCGGCACGCTGGAGATGTCCCCGCACGGCCTGGACGTCATGGTCTCGGCCCCGCCGCGGCTGAAGCTCGGTGACCGGCTGCCGTTCGTGCTGAAGTTCCGCGGGGCGGGGGCGGTGCAGGTGGAGGCGGAGGTCGTGCGGCCGGGGAGCTGACGGCCTCGAAGGCTCATGGACCTCGAAGGTTCATGGGCCTCGAAAGTTCATGGAAAGGGGCCGGGAGGCCGGGCGTGACGCCCGGCCTCCCGGCCCCGCTCGCGTGGGTGCCTGTTGTGCTGGCTAGGCCGCGACCGGTATGCGCACGGCGTCCCGTTCGGCGGTCTCCAGCTGGCAGATCAGTGCCTCGCGGGCCCGCGCCACGCGCGACCGCACCGTACCGATGGGGCAGCCC
The window above is part of the Streptomyces roseifaciens genome. Proteins encoded here:
- a CDS encoding copper chaperone PCu(A)C, with amino-acid sequence MNFSGLTAAGRAALVPVLACAVTLGGLCAWTASGAAGRPPAVTVENARVLLPLGRDDTAAFFRVRNDGDVDDELVGVDAPTAGGAMLSRTVGKKGAGTMQMVRSATVPAGGTLEMSPHGLDVMVSAPPRLKLGDRLPFVLKFRGAGAVQVEAEVVRPGS